The genomic window TTAAGAGGCTGTTTTTATAATCAATTATTAAGTAGTAATAATGATGGTCTACACGTTATTTCTCGTATAGGTTTTTGCAAAACATCGCGATTGCTTCTCTCGGAATAGATGGCAACAAATGATTATAAGTGTCTAACGTCGTTGTAATACTTGAATGTCCTAATCTCTCCGCTACTACTTTAACCGGAATCCCTTGTAAGAGCATCAGAGTAGCATGCGTATGTCAGCGAATTGAGGGCACGTTTGCATCTTATTTCAATTGATACCACTTTCGGTTAAGGTTGCGAGGAATTACATATGTACCTAAGCTAGTACAAACAACTGAATCATTATCCTTATATGTCCTTCCAGCTCGTTCTTTCTCATATTCTACTCGTTCTTTCCGCTTTTCTAATTCAGTAATAGTTACTTCGTCTAAATCAATCGTACGAGTAAAACTAGCTTTAGTTTTACCATCTGAAGCCCCGTATGGTGTGTGGGTGACAACAGTGCGTAATAAACTGTTTTTAATGTCCACGTCCTTCCAACGAAGACCAAGCACCTCACTACGGCACATGCCTGTCATAGCTGCTAAATGAAAAGCAATATAAAGAGAATCGTGTTTACTAGAATTGAGAAATTGTAAAAGCTGTTTTTCATCCCAAACATGAATTTCTTTTCGCTCAATTCGTGCAGTTTATGTATTGTATTCATTTAATTAACATTCTTCCATTTTCCTGATACAGCAGAGAGCATTAACCATGGTTCAATTTTTAAGTTTATTAAAACATGTGCAATTATAGGGGCAAAGGTACTTCTATCAGTCATTATATAAAGACTAGCTAATAGACATCCCAAAACAGTTGTCGAGATAACAACAGGAATTACTATTTTCACCTCACCGCG from Shouchella hunanensis includes these protein-coding regions:
- a CDS encoding tyrosine-type recombinase/integrase; this encodes MERKEIHVWDEKQLLQFLNSSKHDSLYIAFHLAAMTGMCRSEVLGLRWKDVDIKNSLLRTVVTHTPYGASDGKTKASFTRTIDLDEVTITELEKRKERVEYEKERAGRTYKDNDSVVCTSLGTYVIPRNLNRKWYQLK